The Liolophura sinensis isolate JHLJ2023 chromosome 6, CUHK_Ljap_v2, whole genome shotgun sequence genomic sequence tattcataaaaaaatataatgacGTCACACAGACAGGGTGCTATTTTTATACACATCATCCGGGTCTTTTCATTTTCCGGGCATGCCCAATGCAGGTGGACGCCATGTTTCAGTTGTTGTCGAGGATGTTCAAATTCTAGAAATTGCGATAATCCCGTGTGAATGACGTCTGGTGAGACGATTTAGTCAACACGACATTGTAGTCATATATTTCAACGTATTATCTGCCTTAGCGAATCGCTTCGTCGTGAAACAGGAGAAATTGTCGGCCTTCAAATGCGGAACTACAACACTAAAGGACGCATGGCGGCCGTGTTCTAACTTGAACTCGTGTGTTTTGGCTCGTCCAAAGTTCAGAACTGAAATGTAGTAGAGTCTACCGGTGTTTTGTCATAAATAATTCCAGTTTGTCATATATTTGGAAGCTTGAAGCACAGGTAAATCAGATGTGAAGTTGTGAGCCATAATGCTTAGCAAATGACTAAATTAGGGCTATCGACTTGTGAATTCtcttccttcgttgtcataacAGTGTGAACTAACAAGGTTTAGTCAGACTTCAGATACATGGTGGTGAATTATAAGCAGTGCATGAGGGTGTTAAGCTTGTATTCTGTGTAGTAtcgaatttatgcatatatataaattgtatGCCTTCCACATCCATGTCCAGCCCATCATGTTTTAATATGCACCTTGTTTTGTTTACACTTTTGTATCCCTGCTGTGAGTTATGATGACTTACGTTGGAACTGACATGATTCTTTGAGACTTACTGATTGACTCGGTGTCATTGTGAATGACAGCACTTCAAAAATGAGTCCATTCAAAGCATTTAGCCACATTTATGTAATACAGTGAATTTCAGAAATCTAAATCATGCTTCATCTTGTGGGTTGGATTGGGTTGGGTGTTGGGGAGTGTCATATTTTACTTTGAAAAGCAAGGTGTAGTGTAAGGTTGACCTACAATATGATTATAAACAAAAGTTGCTAGAGAGTTTATTATTTCTCAGTTATTCATCTCTGATATCATTATGAAGCAGTTACATACTTAAATTCTTAAAAGCTTATGAAAAAGAGGGGtgaaaaaaatcactgaaagTGGTAATTCAGTCCTAAGAGAATCTATGCAGatatattaaaatgatttgaaggATACTGTAGGGAAAAGAGCTAAGAAAAGGGTAACAATGAATAATGCTAGTGAAGAGAGTCTTATCTTAAACAATATTTTCGgcagtttccataaaattttcctgatgtttctaattctaataaattgtaatattCCTGAAGATGAGTCAGGTAGAGTAAAGTTGAGTAAGTCAGTTGTGATGGAATGACATTTTGCGTGTTTCAAAGTAACATGTCATTTGTTACTATATGTCAGCAATGAGTGACGctaagtgttcttgcatgacgtcacaccaggaaAAATTGGAAACgtcagaaaacttttgtttctgtacTATCCCCCCGAAACTGACAACAgcggttttaattcactgcaattGCTCAGTTTGGGAAAGCAATTCAGGCTACgtcaatccttatcatttaatcCTGCACTAAGACATACAGGTCTTCACAGTGTGGTAGCTCTTTAAGGACTGCATGTAGCCAAATCACACGATGTTAAATTGTCGCTGATTGCTGTTGAGGGACAGTTTTTCCAGCCTCCTACCACCATGTGTCCTTTGATACTATTAACAGAAACTTGGCAATAAATTGTCCATTATTAGACTTCAAATATTATACTAGAATAAACAGGGGAtgctaaaataatattttacctaaaagctgttacatttatgtaGTCAACTCCTATCTGTGTGACAAAAATACCAGAAAAGATCAACTACAAGCTGAAACTATGCAGCAACAACATCTGTCCTACTTCATATTCTCAACTTGTTTTAACCTGCCTGTGCAAAGCACTTAGGTTGCGTATGTCGGTGTTAAGGCAAATGTTAAGGGTGCTATCTTAAAaagaactgcatgtattgaacttGAGGTTTTGTTTACATGCGAGGCACTATAGTTTTTAGGAGGATGTTCCATCATTGTCTGCCATATGTGCACCTTTATTTCTCTTAAAATCACAATCTTcgttttagagttccttttcatgtatcctttaaggtaAAGGTGTATGTACTGTCTGTGTTGAGCTGATTttacattcatgtgtctcctataGGTCAGCTCCTTGGTGGCCTTGATACCATATCTAATTTAAAGACAGATTTATATGATACAAGCAGGTTGTAACCACACATTTGTGTCCCCATGATCTAACGGTGTACAGTATAGATAACTAACAATGCACAAAGAGTGAAATTAACACTTTGTGGATACCCTTTATAGCAACAGATATGGAAAGCTACTGTAAATGTGGAAGTATCCATGTGAAATCTTTATTACACTTTTATTTCTAGGTTGCTTGAGAAAACGAAGATGGGAGCATTTTTAGATAAGCCGAAAACAGAGAAGCACAATGAAGGTGGAATGGGAAATGGACTTGGCTACGGGCTGAGTAGCATGCAAGGCTGGAGGGTGGAGATGGAAGATGCTCATAGCGCTGTAATAGGCCTGCCTTATGGCCTGAAGGAATGGtcattttttgctgtttttgatGGCCATGCTGGGGCTAAGGTGTCTGCAACATGTGCAGAACAGTTACTTGAGCATATCATTGCCAATGAAGACTTTCGTGGTAAATTGGATGTCAAAGCTGCTACAGAGATACAGCCTTCACTAGAGGATGTTCAGAAAGGGATCAAAACTGGGTTCTTGCGCCTGGATGACAAAATGCGAGATATGCCTGAGGTGGCTAGTGGTGAAGACAAGAGTGGGTCTACTGCAGTCTGTGCTATTGTCTCACCAGTTCATCTGTTTTTTGCTAACTGTGGGGATTCAAGGTCAGTCCTGTCAAGAGCTGGATGCTGTACGTTTTCCACAACGGACCACAAACCAATCAACCCAACAGAAAAAGAGCGCATTCAGAATGCTGGAGGCAGCGTGATGATCCAGCGAGTAAATGGATCATTGGCAGTGTCACGTGCGTTAGGGGACTACGAATACAAGAATGTACAAGGCAAAGGACCTTGTGAACAATTAGTGTCACCAGAACCTGAAATCTTTGTCATGGATCGTTCACAGGATGATGAATTTTTGATTTTGGCTTGTGATGGCATTTGGGATGTCATGACAAATGAAGAACTGTGTGACTTTGTGCGTAGCAGGTTGAAGCTCACAAGTAGCCTGGAACAAGTGTGTAACATGGTAGTGGACACTTGTTTATATAAGGTGAGTGTCGGGATGCAGTGTGTGAATTGTCTGTTGTTCCTGTTTACCCTTTCACAAGTATTAAGGTTAATTTACAGCACTATACAACTACATTGCAGAGTGCTGTAAGGTTTTGTATTACATACCATTTCAACAAACAGTTTATAGTGATAAGATGATCTTACAGTAGAGTGATATGTGCCTTGTATTTGTATCATATTACGTTTACATATGTTGTTGGGCAGAAGTATATGTCTTACACTGTCCATGCTAACAGTAATTATGGTAAGTAATTGATTTATCTCATGCAAATTATAACACAGCTGTGaattaaatgtgtgtttttgtgtgttttggtttATATTTCAGGGCAGCAGGGATAATATGAGTATCGTGATTGTGTCATTTCCGGGCTGTCCAGAAGTTAGTGAGGAAGCTGTTAAAAAGGAGGCTGAACTAGATGAAAGAATAGAAGCCAAAATTAAAGGTGGGCCAAAGAACCTACATGGTTATTAGTCCCCCAACCCCTCCATGGAATGATTTTCTTAGTGGATTATACACTATATTTTAAGCTATGTTCTATTCAATTAGTGTCTCATTGCCGTTTTATTTAATATTCCAGTGTTCTTAATACTTAGGCAGATGCTAACTTTTATGTGTATTATGGGACTgattgaataaaaaacaaatttacagaactgatgTGTGcaggaaatatattttgtatggaCATGTGCATTTCTGTTGCAGAAAGCATTGAACTTATTGAACTTAACACCAACACTAAAAAGTCTGCAGCGGCTAAACATTCATGATTGTGacgtgcatttatttataaatatctgTATAATTCTGTGACATTTTGAGCAAAGATATCATTTTTTCATGGTTGTACATAACTCCCTGTTTCAGAAATATTTGAGAATGCAGATCAGGTAGACTTTGATTTGCCCTATATAGTTCATATGTTAACTGAGGAAGACATTGAGGGGTTGCCACCTGGTGGAGGATTGAGTGCTAAGTAAGTGACTTTAGTGTATACTTCTAAATTATTGTTACCCTCTCAGGGAAACGTAGATTGTTTAGCACAACAATAGCATGTGCCGACAGGCTTACGACATGGCAGATTTAGTGGTGATGAACAACATCTTGTATCATAGTCTGGAGAGTGGAAGATTTAATGAAGGTGAACTGTTGCTTCGAGggaatgtgtgaaaaaaaagtcaaaGTACCTTTTAATAAAAGTTGGagtttgtttttcatatttatcaCTCACCAGAGTCGTCGTTTCTCGCAAAgggaggggaggtaactccataACAACAAGATGGCCCGTGTTCTGACAGCTGGGTATCGTTAAGTCTATTCCCAAAACTCCACAGTAGTTAATGTGGTGGACCTGGTTAACTCATGTGTGAGCTTGGTTAACTGTCAACTACATataacaaaaattgtttttttgatctaatttattcacttattaaCGCTTTCTTTTTTCCAGGAGAAGCATTATAGAAAGTCTAGTGGACAAACTCTTACCAGCTAATAAAAAACAAGATAATGTAAGTTGTCAACATTTGATCTCTAATATAAGTTGAAAGTAATTCCAAGACCAGTTTGTAAGATAACATGAAAGACCTTTTGAAGGTAAAGATGATTGCCTTGCAATTTGAAATAATATTAGTTAGGAATACAGGATCGAAGCAGGGCCACTTTGATGTCATAACATTGCATAATCCAAGGGGATCAAGCCATGGGGTCTTAAGCAAATTATTATGTAGACTGTCCAGATTTGTGGGTTGTGTTTATGATCAAACATTGTTTACACTTTCACTTAAGTATCTTAAAGTTTGTTACTTTGATATGTAGTATACTTACAGCTGTCTGATACTGGTATTTTCTCTGTGCATAGTTTACAATCCACAAGGCTCTTGCCAGTCAATATGTTGATTTTCTATTGGatgtatttttaatgtattACCTGCTCTGTTTCAGCAAGGCCATGGAGATGAACTGTACTAGTTGATGACGGATCTGTGTCGCAGCTTTCTCAGCGCTTTCAAACTGGCACTTTGTGTGGCTGTTCACAACAGTCGTACAGTGctcatatattatacatatacaaacagtgTGTATGTAAATGGATGGAAGAACATTAACAAATAATCACAAGCTTCTCAAGTGAAACATAGAAAGAGAAATGGTTCTGAATCACTGAGAAACTCTGTTGTAGATTTGTGTACATAATGTTGTAGGCAAGACCAAATCCAGCTCAGAGGtcaacactgtacatgtagtactattGTAAGGGTGGTTTTTATATGGGGGACTATTTTTCTGAATGTGGAAATCCAGTGTCAGTGCTTTGAGTGGGCTTGATGTGTTGTTATGGGCACATTGTTCAGGTCAATTGATGTAACAGTACATAGCACTTGGTTGGTCACTTATGTAGTGTACCACTCACATGTTACCAGCTGCcctgtttgtaaatatttgtcagataatgttgtcatttaaaGAGGAGGTATTTTTTCCCTTTGATGGATAACCTTTTCTCGGCCATACCTTTCAGGCCGGTGTTGGCACATCCCCTAGTGTGGCATGGTCAAGGAAGTATGTCTTCCAATCAAGGCAGACAAGCTGATTATTTCTACATCAGTGGAAGCCATTGTGCAACTCATGATACATATTAATATTAGATTCTGTATGTAGCCAATCCCATTAATTGCAAGTTTTACTGGTTAATTACATGGTATCCTGCATTACTTGGGAACATTTCTTACGTCTATAATTAACTAATTTGTTATAAGAATTCTGTGATGTTTATAGTTAGAACAAAACAAATTGTGGCAGAatgattaacatttttttttaaatagtgaCAGAAATATTCTTTTGCCACATTCTTGGTCCAAATTTGGATGAATCAGCTTATAATAGCATATAAGAAGGTGTTTATGTGGGCAAAGGCTGTTACAGTTAtgaagatatttatatattttcagtgAGCAAACAGTCATACAGTAGGATATTGATATCTCTGTGCTGTCCTGGAAATGGTGAATGTCACTCATGCAACATGGCCACATGTATGCACCTAGTTTCTGTGTCTGCTGATCATGGTTGCAGTCAGTTGCTCAACAACTAAACTCCATGAATGCATCAGGGATTTTCTTAACCACTCTATATGCGGGGGCAGGACTTGTAAAGTGATTTGGGCTTTACAGAGGACTCCTGGAATCTTACAGCGAAGTGAACATTCCAGGAGTGTtgtatatatgtgcacagtGATGTGGCTGTGGTGAAGCAGACACCAGCAAAGACACATCTAGGCAGTTTGTGCGGGGTTAGGAAAATTGGTGTTTGACGAAATAGCTCATTGACCAAAACGGACACAAATCTGAGCTGATGGGTTCGGAGATAGGATCACACTGGACAAGTCAGTAAATTCTGCCCAGTGCAAAGATTCTTAAGATGGACTGCTCGAGTGCAactggtttttctttttgtttctacTACATGACACTGACATTTAATTACTGTTTTGTCAGGAacaggattatctcccctgccACAATTAACTGGTTTGGTAGATATCCACTTAGTGCTACAATCTGCCAAGAACTTGGCTCCACCCTTCTTTGCTGTGCGCATTACTTTTCTAAACTTTGCACCCATGATCAATATCACGTGGGATGTTGTCACTTGATGAACATGCAGCAAATCTGTATGATGTATATACCCATATGAATCTATatcaaatacattttagtaGTGTagagctttattttttttcccctttcacATCTAGAATGGAGTTTTGAGTTCCCACAACcgtttgctaaaaaaaaaaagaaaaaaaaaaaaaaaaaaatgaactcaGTGGTTTCTTGCTTATGTTtggaattttaaattttgcctgACAAACATTGTCAAGATCTCGAGTGTTCTGTAGGAACAGCTGATACTTTGTTAATTGGCATCTTTCATTCAGATGGAGATATGTAGTGTGGTTTGTTTCACATCAGCACTTACCTGCTAGAACtattcaatgaaaactgttgataaaaTGTATGGTGAgcatattttccttttttgtttttatacattatatacacgTTACTTTGAGGCCTCGTTTATTAACAGAAAGATATAATACCCAGTTCTCTGTGATTCTTGTCAACAGGAGTTTGTTCTCATGTTCGCTTGGTTTGTCACGCACAATTGTCAACATAGGTAGCCTAATTGTGGACAGCTGGGAACTACAGTCAATCGTCATGGCAATAGCACTGCAATGTCTGGTAGTTACAGAAAGAGGGAGGGAATAATTGCAGTGTTTATTGTAACGATGATGAATATGACCCAGACTAAAAACAGCTCAAGCTCTTATACACAGCACTGACTTCACCTCATGTTACTTTTCTAGAGCTTTACCCTAAGCTAGAAACACCTAGTgctatgttcataaatattttttattgagACTTTGACACCATAATGGAACTTAAATGAAGATGTTGTGTGGAGCAAAACAACCAGTAAGAGGATCGTTACAAAGAAAACACTTAAGGAAACTGTAGCCCTCGTGTTGTCTGTTGATTGGCATATATCTTACCATTGTACATGGCAAGGGTAACAAATTAGACTGTAGTGCTCCATGATATAGAATTCTACATAGAGCCCTTCGCTaacagtgtgtattttgttaacAATTAAAGGGTtgaaaataaagacataaacTGTATTGACATAGTTTTATCACAAGACCTGTGTTCTGTTGTCAGTTTCAAGCAATGAACAGTTTGTATTTGTTCGGGATATGACCTGTCACAAATGACAGTATAACAGGCCAGTTGACCACAAGcctaaaaaacacaaggcaaaGTTTGATCTGTTGCCTAACTGCTGAAAACGTGCATCTGGAAAACTAGAATCCAGAGTGCACCCTAAAACCAGAGCGTGAGCTGATACAGCGGACATACATTTGCATTAATTTCAGTGAAGCAACAAtagtacatgttttatgattgAAGCATAAAAAGTACATGATCATTATAAAAGTTAATTATATGTAAATCTTTGAtagattcaaatttgaaatcaaaatttatacATGCTCTTTAGCTTTTGATACTTCAGTCTTTGCCACAGCGAAATGATGAATGAATGCGTACACAATGTTTGCCGGTAATAGCTGACCCAAACAAGCCTAGCACATTTGGCATGTAAGGTGACATTTTCTTAAGTGGAGAATAGAGAATTGTCCAAAGGGAAACGATGAGGATTAAAGGCGATAATATGCTTATTAAGGTGCTTGGATATTAAAGTGTACAAGGTGTCCAGATGCAAATCTGGACAGTGACGCCAGCAACACACACGATTGCTTTTTCTCAAATGATGCTTATGAACCTGAACCATAACGCCAAAAAATTCATCTATGAATTTAGCGATGTGGTTATTGTCCTTCATTAGCTGGCTTTCTGAAGTCAGGAGGGGTATTCTGAGAGGCAAATCAGATGCTGTCGGTTGTGGTGTCCAGtgtggttaaagtttttggccaatcacaaggttgcagtggccacccataatACACAGATAACAAGTCATCggtagtgatttgcatatcagaGACCAAGTTAGTCTTTTTatctcatagctcaacattttgctcagcaaTTTCACAGGGTTTCAAttgcctcccatagtacatggattgccaaatgcaatTCACGATCTGCGTATCGAAGACCTCTGTGGGAAAGTTGTGCAAAAACTCACCACAATGATTTATAACTCCATAATATACGAAGTCACTGTTCTGCAATTCTTACGCATATGAAGAACAGCCTTAGTAGTGACAGTATAATATTTTTGGTCTTCAATTCTTATTGATTTACTGGCAAGATCATAGTACTATATAATTAGaggttaatacatgtatttctgtatgacagtgtcaatcattctacctTTCCTACGCCCCCGCCattttttattatgttatagcgattttCTCCGTCTCTCTGTCCGTCCGTATTTGTGTACCGGtgtaactccaacagttttttttttttaacattgataCACACATGATGGTGTGTTGCAACTCACACGTGTCCAttttcgcggttgtcatggtacaGAGATAGCCATTTGCTTTATACACACTACATacatagatatgatttcgtgttcGTGCTGTATCTCCAACTgttgcgactcacatttgttcatttctgcggTTGTCATTGTTATCAGATCGCCAgtttccctatatatactataaagatagatatgatttcgtgccCGGTTTATAACTCCACCTGTTTTCCACATAGAGTTAcattttttggtggatacatagatacacagatgatgatatGTCATGTCGGGGATACAACTCCAACTTTTTTCCgtgcagagttttaatttttggctgGATACGTAGATACACAGATTATGATGTGTCTGAaccacatttgtccatttttgcggttttcatggtaaccagatagccattttccttatatatactatataaatagaaatgatttcgtgaccaggctacaactccaactgtttttcacataaagttttgatttttggtggacacatttcTCTACTtgcgtggttgtcatggtaaccacataaaAATTATCAACACCCATGAATTTTCCCCtcgggttatactcaccacaatgttcatctggtattcttttatacattccAAACAAATGTGTTCGTTAGGGCGTATGGTCTGTTCACCTGGACTCTTGTTTTAGGTGTCGAAGTATTTGAGTTTATCACGACTTCATgtagttttacaaactgctcagtgTGGCGAGCTAacagtattctctgaatgccttgtatTAAACTTGCAGTGCATAATGTCTCTACTAGCTCTCTCTACTGATGATAATTTGGGGATGAAAAATTCAAAACTGATACTGTACACTAAATAGGCAGTTATGTCCAGAAAAGCAGTAAGTTGTATGCGAGGGTCTGAGGACCTGAGGTTGATAAGATTACAGACAAGTTCTGAACACTGTTTTCACCAATTCACCATAAGTAAAAGCAGGATTCCTACAGGAATGGGTTTAAAAATTCGATGGTATTCCATGATTTTCCAGGATGTTCCATGATTTTCCAGGCCATTGCTTCTAAAATTCCAGGATGTTCAACGGTTAAATTCAAACTGTCAAACAGGTGTTTGGTGGAAATGTTAGTGCAAGTTGATGGttaacactaatcaaacaaccACCTTGAGAGACATACGACATAATAAATCATATGCCTATGGTTCCTGTCTGCTCTACCAAAGCTGCTATATTTAAATAGCCATGCTAAACATGACACAATACAACAATATACAGACTTTGTTCTATTTTTACTGTCAAAGCAAGTCCCAAGCAAGGAACATTAATAACGTGCATTACTAGGaatattaaataaaacccttGGTATGGCCTACATCAGGTGACAATGAAATTaaggaaaatatatttatttgaatcttgtttgacgccatactcatgaaGTTTTCACTTAATGTATGCTGCTGGTAATTAACACTTAACATTGGAGCAAACCATTACCCGTTGGCAAATTACAGACAGACTTCCCACATGCAAcattcacataaatgtatgcacattttgtgTGGGAAAGAGAAGTGATCTTAATGAACAATATACTGTGCAAGTGGCCACACAACCAGCACAAACCGCTCAGTCTTAGTGTCTGTACTGTCAGCTGGTACTAATAATAACATGTGCATGCCATGGTTTATAAACACTTGTTTAATATGCTTATCACTGAAGCTGAAAAAAAGAGAATCCATGGGGATCCATCCCATGCAGATACAAACAGGAAAGATGAAAAAATAAGTTACATGCATTTAAGTGTGTATAAGATCTCCAGAATATCTTCTGCTGTGGCACATCCCATGAATTCGGAGGAAGTATCTAGCGATGACAAGGACGAAGACCAAATGTGAACATCCATCTATTTGTTTTGTGCCTTCATATTTTCGCTTTC encodes the following:
- the LOC135466343 gene encoding protein phosphatase 1B-like isoform X2, with the translated sequence MGAFLDKPKTEKHNEGGMGNGLGYGLSSMQGWRVEMEDAHSAVIGLPYGLKEWSFFAVFDGHAGAKVSATCAEQLLEHIIANEDFRGKLDVKAATEIQPSLEDVQKGIKTGFLRLDDKMRDMPEVASGEDKSGSTAVCAIVSPVHLFFANCGDSRSVLSRAGCCTFSTTDHKPINPTEKERIQNAGGSVMIQRVNGSLAVSRALGDYEYKNVQGKGPCEQLVSPEPEIFVMDRSQDDEFLILACDGIWDVMTNEELCDFVRSRLKLTSSLEQVCNMVVDTCLYKGSRDNMSIVIVSFPGCPEVSEEAVKKEAELDERIEAKIKEIFENADQVDFDLPYIVHMLTEEDIEGLPPGGGLSAKRSIIESLVDKLLPANKKQDNAMEMNCTS
- the LOC135466343 gene encoding protein phosphatase 1B-like isoform X1 — protein: MGAFLDKPKTEKHNEGGMGNGLGYGLSSMQGWRVEMEDAHSAVIGLPYGLKEWSFFAVFDGHAGAKVSATCAEQLLEHIIANEDFRGKLDVKAATEIQPSLEDVQKGIKTGFLRLDDKMRDMPEVASGEDKSGSTAVCAIVSPVHLFFANCGDSRSVLSRAGCCTFSTTDHKPINPTEKERIQNAGGSVMIQRVNGSLAVSRALGDYEYKNVQGKGPCEQLVSPEPEIFVMDRSQDDEFLILACDGIWDVMTNEELCDFVRSRLKLTSSLEQVCNMVVDTCLYKGSRDNMSIVIVSFPGCPEVSEEAVKKEAELDERIEAKIKEIFENADQVDFDLPYIVHMLTEEDIEGLPPGGGLSAKRSIIESLVDKLLPANKKQDNQGHGDELY